A single region of the Garra rufa chromosome 20, GarRuf1.0, whole genome shotgun sequence genome encodes:
- the fam83e gene encoding protein FAM83H, whose product MSDSQEQSLNDNAVFTALTEASPGYLHCEEERYCVESLVSSGSEAFYTKLHHEQIRAFLSPSEVNQISKWTEDYLQSDAVVEDGNGEVEVGSDGEDFSGHYFPAESDTPAPCLELGWPEKTIWMDMGQVHIYTNPPTEEAPSIREVLRRLLQGATKLIAIVTDKLSDNIVIADLQNAASRGVPVYIILNKRSVEENCFLHRLQHPNIKVRLLGGKTYLTRDTKMVVGELKDNFVLVDLETVMFGSYSLSWTDAHLHRQLVTVLSGRVVESFDREFRILYAASLPIPDVWKAGKPPCDPKEYKRLPSLKTNCNKVELGELVSSPPPPPTDNPLDWEEMGVIQRFPDSPLTPPETAEVPFQHRHLLERITGRYEPPYDFNSRHLPGQQEDGKFNSMFLSDLRHPEYQRARRHYSPGEMHSKEVVNRPLQIPDRITYPLMNAESEERFPVYKSRTHRMEMTSEDDLGPSAQREPYLRRDRVLGEKMNLEGAPKPSFKKPAELSRSKTFSTLSDILKRVNARVSSSGQQRGDNQPAAVSKSTMDLNMQRSDTPSNARTTNADNLPLTPALALMKKRNDEIKSGLLRSMPSVFTPGFRTPNFNLQRETWRAPFRSHRSEEEH is encoded by the exons ATGTCGGACTCTCAAGAGCAAAGCCTCAACGATAACGCGGTCTTCACTGCATTGACAGAGGCCAGTCCAGGCTACTTGCACTGCGAGGAGGAGCGATATTGTGTGGAAAGCCTGGTGAGCTCCGGTTCTGAGGCTTTCTACACCAAACTCCACCATGAACAAATCAGAGCCTTCCTGTCCCCCAGTGAGGTGAACCAGATTTCCAAATGGACCGAGGATTATCTTCAAAGCGATGCGGTTGTGGAAGACGGAAATGGTGAAGTGGAGGTCGGTTCTGATGGGGAGGACTTTTCTGGACATTATTTTCCCGCAGAGTCCGACACTCCGGCACCATGCTTGGAATTGGGATGGCCAGAAAAGACCATCTGGATGGACATGGGACAGGTTCACATCTACACCAACCCTCCTACAGAGGAAGCACCCTCTATACGGGAAGTCCTCAGGAGACTCCTACAAGGAGCCACTAAG CTGATCGCCATCGTTACAGATAAATTGTCGGACAACATCGTGATTGCTGACCTCCAAAATGCTGCATCACGGGGCGTTCCCGTGTACATCATCCTGAACAAAAGATCTGTGGAAGAGAACTGCTTTTTGCACCGGCTTCAACATCCG AACATCAAGGTGCGCCTTCTTGGAGGTAAAACATACCTGACGCGTGACACTAAGATGGTGGTCGGAGAACTAAAGGACAACTTTGTGTTGGTGGATCTGGAGACGGTGATGTTTGGAAGCTACAG TCTTAGCTGGACTGATGCTCACCTGCATCGCCAGCTCGTCACCGTTTTGAGCGGCCGGGTTGTTGAATCTTTCGATCGGGAATTTCGGATCCTCTACGCTGCCTCGCTCCCAATCCCAGACGTGTGGAAAGCTGGAAAACCACCTTGCGATCCCAAAGAATATAAAAGACTACCGTCCTTAAAAACAAACTGCAACAAAGTTGAACTCGGCGAGCTCGTCTCCAGTCCTCCGCCTCCACCTACCGACAACCCCCTGGACTGGGAAGAGATGGGGGTCATCCAGAGATTCCCAGACAGTCCTCTTACTCCACCTGAAACTGCGGAGGTGCCATTTCAACATCGACACCTCTTAGAAAGAATCACAGGAAGATATGAGCCTCCCTATGACTTTAACAGCAGACATCTGCCTGGGCAACAAGAGGATGGCAA GTTTAATTCAATGTTTCTGTCAGATCTAAGGCACCCTGAATATCAAAGAGCAAG GCGACATTACTCTCCAGGAGAAATGCATTCCAAAGAGGTAGTGAACAG GCCTCTACAGATTCCTGACAGAATCACGTATCCACTAATGAACGCTGAAAGTGAGGAGAGGTTTCCTGTGTACAAATCTCGCACCCACCGAATGGAAATGACGTCAGAGGACGATCTCGGACCCTCTGCCCAACGAGAGCCTTACCTGAGGAGAGACAGAGTTTTAGGAGAGAAAATGAATCTTGAAGGAGCCCCAAAACCTAGTTTTAAG AAGCCTGCTGAACTGTCAAGAAGCAAGACTTTCAGCACTTTGAGCGACATTCTTAAACGGGTCAACGCACGTGTGAGTTCCTCAGGACAGCAGAGGGGAGACAACCAGCCGGCAGCCGTCAGCAAATCCACAATGGACCTCAATATGCAACGTTCAGATACGCCATCAAACGCTCGAACCACC AACGCAGATAATCTGCCCCTAACTCCAGCTCTGGCACTTATGAAAAAGCGAAACGATGAGATCAAATCAGGACTGTTGAGAAGCATGCCAAGTGTGTTTACACCCGGATTCAGAACTCCCAACTTCAACCTGCAGAGGGAGACATGGAGGGCTCCATTCAGAAGCCATAGAAGTGAGGAGGAGCACTGA
- the emp3a gene encoding epithelial membrane protein 3 produces MAFLLMFVTVLHLVTLAMLFIATMEKSWWSWEDIENRDLWYKCTYENATDTWLCASASESEWLQSVQALMILSVVLSSISFMVFLGQLFTMSKGGLFYFTGLCQLFAGFAAFSAVLIYTFQKREILQDAYVLEKGHFGYCYILAWVCVPLLLISGALYVHLRKRA; encoded by the exons ATGGCCTTCCTGTTGATGTTTGTGACCGTTCTGCATTTGGTCACCCTGGCCATGCTTTTCATTGCCACCATGGAGAAG TCCTGGTGGTCTTGGGAAGACATAGAAAACAGAGATCTCTGGTATAAGTGCACCTATGAAAACGCCACAGATACCTGGTTATGTGCTTCTGCCAGCGAGAGCG AATGGCTGCAGTCAGTGCAGGCCCTCATGATCTTGTCTGTGGTGCTCTCTTCCATCTCCTTCATGGTGTTCCTCGGACAGCTCTTCACCATGTCCAAAGGAGGGCTTTTCTACTTCACTGGCCTGTGTCAACTTTTTGCAG GTTTTGCAGCGTTTTCGGCAGTTCTTATCTACACCTTTCAAAAGAGGGAGATTCTTCAAGATGCTTATGTACTGGAAAAGGGTCATTTCGGCTACTGTTACATTCTGGCCTGGGTGTGTGTGCCTCTTTTACTCATCAGCGGAGCGCTTTACGTGCATCTGCGCAAACGGGCCTGA